CCACCGGGATGACCACCCCCCGCACGATGCCTTCAAAGCTATCCAGGGCTGGCGAGAGCACATCCACCCGGTAGAGAATCGCCTCCACGCTGTTGATGGCATAGAATATCGCGGGCAGGATGGCTGTGGTCAGTGTGCGCGTGAAGATGGCGATTGGGTCCAGTACCAGCCAGGTCAGTATACCGAAGAGTGCTCCTGCCAGGCTGACGGCCAGCAGGAAGTATTTCACCCATCTCCACTGCGGCGAGATGGTTGCTGAGCGTTTACGGGCTTTTTTGAAGGTTACCCATTCCAGCAGGCTGCCGAGTGGGCAGATCCACCCACACCACGCTCGCCCGATGATCAGGGTCAACCCAACGGTGACCAGTGCCAGGGCCAGCTTGGGGATCCAGCTTCGGCTGGCCAGCATGGCCCCCAGGGCAGCCAATGGATCCAGGCGGAAGAAGATATCGGAGAGTGCCGGGGCGACCCTGCGTTCCACCACGGCAAAGATCAGGTAGATGTAGACTGCGAAAAATAGTATTTGGACGGCCTGCCGCACCCGCCGCCAATTTTTCCAGCTCATCAGAGCTTGAGCTCCTGGATGTTGATGCTTGACAGGTCCAGCGTGCCCAGGCCCATCTTGGCGCTGGCTTTGATATAACCGATGTCCTCCCCGCTCATGCCAAACAGGGTGGTTGCATACGCATCCGCTGCAACAATGTCCCGGCTGGCAATGATGGTATCCATCTGTTTCACGTCTGCCAGGTCGCCACCGGTCGGGCCGTGCCTGGTCAGGATGCGCACCGCGTCAATCACGGTCAGCTCAGGCATCACCAGGCTGGTCAGGTCGGCAATGCGCTGTGAGAGGTTGATGTGCATCAGATTGCGGTCAAGGATTACCCCCATCAGGTTTTTTCCCCCCAGGGTCAGCTTGGTCGAGCCGTGGTTCTTTGCGATGGGCACGTTGATCAGCAGGTCAGCATTCAAGATATCCGGGTAGATCTCTACCGAGCTGATATCCTTGCCTTGATGGATATCTACCACTTCATATTTGGAACGGGTCATCACGTGCATCTCCCCACCCGCTGCTTCGACAGCCTCCTTTATCCCTGAGATTTCATACGCCGACTTGGCCGTGCCTCCGAATGGATAGTCCATTACCCGCACCCGCTTGGCACCTGCTTCCAGGCACATGCTCACCAGCGTTGCCACCACCGTGGGGTTGGTGGTGGAGGCGTATTCGGGCGGGTGGTAATCGGTGCAGATATTGGGCTTGATGATCACGTCGTATCCTGGGCTGACGAAACTGGCCATGCCGCCCAGTGCTCCGATGGCTGCTCTCGTGATCGCGGCTGGGTCTGGCCCGTGCGCTACAGCCAGGTACGCCGGAGTACTGGTCGCTGAAGGTTCAGGGCTGGGGCTGCCTGGCTCTGCAGGCGTTGCCTCACCTGCCGTGGGTTCAGCCGGGTTGGTAACCGTGGCTGCCAGGCTCGAGGTTGGGTTGGCTGGCGCGATTTGTTCTGTCGGTGTCACCTTAGTTGGCAAGCTTGTGCTCTTTGCGGGGCTACAGCTTGCCAGGGCTGCACCTGCCGCCACAGTGGCGGTCAGTTTGATGAACGTCCGG
This window of the Anaerolineales bacterium genome carries:
- a CDS encoding cytoplasmic protein; its protein translation is MTRRHPLSRRTFIKLTATVAAGAALASCSPAKSTSLPTKVTPTEQIAPANPTSSLAATVTNPAEPTAGEATPAEPGSPSPEPSATSTPAYLAVAHGPDPAAITRAAIGALGGMASFVSPGYDVIIKPNICTDYHPPEYASTTNPTVVATLVSMCLEAGAKRVRVMDYPFGGTAKSAYEISGIKEAVEAAGGEMHVMTRSKYEVVDIHQGKDISSVEIYPDILNADLLINVPIAKNHGSTKLTLGGKNLMGVILDRNLMHINLSQRIADLTSLVMPELTVIDAVRILTRHGPTGGDLADVKQMDTIIASRDIVAADAYATTLFGMSGEDIGYIKASAKMGLGTLDLSSINIQELKL